One genomic segment of Fundulus heteroclitus isolate FHET01 chromosome 10, MU-UCD_Fhet_4.1, whole genome shotgun sequence includes these proteins:
- the LOC110366536 gene encoding gastrula zinc finger protein XlCGF57.1 — MSEMMKVEAEEPGLCLVSSIPAASTSELEQKQDNKDPIHQVLVVKEEVPHDWSPSLDQLETKPPHIKDEEQEQWISQEEEQHTVKIEDEEKPQLSELHHLKSEDNRETQARTSSSAEELKTEPDGEDCEGPEPDRNPDPVSLSHQTKMIVKKGGKTSKLCSKRTSKIGVKTEEKPFGCTVCDKRFKCKDSVKLHMMVHTGKGEHSCDLCGKTFRVKCYLQTHMRVHNGEKPFACDICSKRFYAKAYLKLHMKLHSAENPFSCDICGTRFKIRERLKKHMWRHNGEKPFVCGICSKRYLQKEGLRNHLRVHTGEKEKAFICLFCSKGFSQKQGLKTHMRIHTGEKPFFCSVCSQGFSQKGDLNRHKRIHTGEKPCICSVCSQGFSRKGDLTRHMRVHTGEKPFVCCVCSQGFSRKEDLKSHMRVHTGEKPFICSVCTQGFSQKESLKTHILLHTGEKPFICSVCSQGFSQKWDLKSHMRVHIGEKQFVCEVCSKGFSQKEHLKTHMRVHTGEKPFTCHICGKGFSQSGGLKTHIAVHTKQFSCSECGKCFVKRISLERHMRLHSEERPFGCDVCKSRFKHKSHLESHMKIHSGE; from the coding sequence TCCATCAGGTTTTGGTGGTAAAAGAAGAAGTTCCCCATGACTGGAGCCCTAGTTTGGACCAACTGGAAACCAAACCCCCCCACATAAAGGATGAAGAGCAGGAACAGTGGATCAGTCAGGAGGAAGAGCAGCACACTGTGAAGATTGAAGATGAAGAGAAACCTCAGTTATCAGAGCTTCATCACTTAAAATCCGAAGACAACAGAGAGACACAAGCTCGAACTAGCAGCTCGGCTGAAGAGCTGAAAACAGAACCTGATGGAGAGGACTGTgaaggaccagaaccagacaggAACCCAGATCCAGTATCTCTTTCTCATCAAACCAAGATGATAGTTAAAAAAGGAGGTAAAACATCTAAGCTGTGTTCCAAACGTACATCTAAGATTGGAGTAAAAACTGAAGAGAAACCATTTGGGTGCACTGTTTGTGACAAAAGATTCAAATGTAAGGATTCTGTAAAATTACACATGATGGTTCACACTGGAAAGGGGGAACATAGTTGTGATCTTTGTGGTAAAACATTTAGAGTAAAGTGTTACCTTCAAACACATATGAGAGTCCACAATGGAGAAAAACCATTTGCTTGTGATATTTGCTCTAAAAGATTTTATGCAAAGGCATATCTTAAACTTCACATGAAACTCCATTCTGCAGAAAACCCTTTTTCTTGTGATATTTGTGGTACACGATTTAAAATTAGGGAAAGGCTTAAGAAGCACATGTGGAGGCACAATGGAGagaaaccatttgtatgtggtATTTGTAGTAAAAGGTATTTACAAAAAGAGGGTCTAAGAAATCATTTGCGTGTTCAtactggagaaaaagaaaaagcattcatttgtttgttttgtagtaAAGGATTTTCACAAAAACAGGGCCTGAAAACTCACATGCGCATTCATACAGgtgagaaaccttttttttgtagCGTTTGTAGTCAAGGATTTTCACAAAAAGGAGATCTAAACCGTCACAAGCGTATTCACACAGGCGAGAAACCGTGTATTTGTAGTGTTTGCAGTCAAGGATTTTCTCGAAAAGGGGATCTCACCCGTCACATGCGCGTTCACACGGGCGAGAAACcatttgtttgttgtgtttgcaGTCAAGGATTTTCACGAAAAGAGGATCTAAAGAGTCACATGCGcgttcacacaggtgagaaaccgTTTATTTGTAGTGTTTGCACTCAGGGATTCTCACAAAAAGAGAGCTTGAAAACTCATATACTCCTTCACACGGGCGAGAAACCATTTATTTGTAGTGTTTGCAGTCAAGGATTTTCACAAAAATGGGATTTAAAGAGTCACATGCGTGTTCACATTGGTGAGAAACAGTTTGTGTGTGAAGTTTGTAGTAAAGGATTTTCACAAAAAGAGCATCTAAAGACTCACATGCGCGTTCACACAGGGGAAAAACCATTTACCTGTCATATCTGTGGTAAAGGATTTTCCCAGTCAGGAGGACTGAAAACACACATAGCTGTTCACACCAAACAATTTAGCTGTAGTGagtgtggaaaatgttttgtaaagcGAATATCATTGGAACGACACATGAGACTTCACTCTGAGGAGAGACCATTTGGTTGTGATGTCtgtaaaagcagatttaaacaCAAGTCTCACcttgaaagtcacatgaaaatccatTCAGGGGAGTAA
- the LOC105925039 gene encoding uncharacterized protein LOC105925039 isoform X2 has product MSEMMKVEAEEPGGLSLVSSIPAASSSDLELTQDDKDLIRQMLVIREVSPDWSPSSDQENPEPPHVKEEEEELWTFIRSKLKTTERRKLQPPA; this is encoded by the exons ATGTCTGAGATGATGAAGGTTGAAGCAGAGGAGCCTGGAGGACTCAGTCTGGTGTCCTCCATACCTGCAGCATCCTCATCAGACCTGGAGCTGACACAAGATGACAAGGATCTCA TTCGTCAGATGTTGGTGATCAGAGAAGTTTCCCCTGACTGGAGCCCAAGCTCAGACCAAGAGAACCCAGAGCCCCCTCAcgtaaaggaggaggaggaggaactgtgG ACCTTCATCAGATCAAAACTGAAGACAACGGAGAGACGGAAGCTTCAACCACCAGCTTAG
- the LOC105925039 gene encoding gastrula zinc finger protein XlCGF57.1 isoform X1, with the protein MSEMMKVEAEEPGGLSLVSSIPAASSSDLELTQDDKDLIRQMLVIREVSPDWSPSSDQENPEPPHVKEEEEELWVCQEEEQLTVKKEDEEKNQDKVKPLLPDLHQIKTEDNGETEASTTSLAERMQTEPDGEDCGGPEPKCNLDEVCSFQQSEITICRNDQPYKPCSEVTSQNEVQERKNADDCNPCGNTVNHKPNDELNMTTYTGKRDHSCEICGKEFKVKRYLQTHMRLHTSERPFACDVCSKKFHRKTNLKIHMLAHSGEKPFSCAICGRRFKVKESLKNHTRMHATERPFVCTVCSKGFLRQESLKSHMCTHTGEKPFICSVCSKGFSRHLELKRHMCVHTGEKPFICSVCGKRFSLKDHLKKHMHVHTGEKPFICSVCSKGFSQKQNLKSHMHVHTGEKAFACSVCSKAFSRQESLKTHMLVHTGEKPFSCSICSKRFSQQRKLKTHMRVHTGEKPFVCNVCNQGFSQPRDLKKHMAVHSAQFSCNECGKRFVKEIHLEQHMRLHSEERPFGCDVCKSRFNQKCVLENHMRVHSGEKPFVCSVCKRTFARQENLKKHMGVHQACN; encoded by the exons ATGTCTGAGATGATGAAGGTTGAAGCAGAGGAGCCTGGAGGACTCAGTCTGGTGTCCTCCATACCTGCAGCATCCTCATCAGACCTGGAGCTGACACAAGATGACAAGGATCTCA TTCGTCAGATGTTGGTGATCAGAGAAGTTTCCCCTGACTGGAGCCCAAGCTCAGACCAAGAGAACCCAGAGCCCCCTCAcgtaaaggaggaggaggaggaactgtgGGTATGTCAGGAGGAAGAGCAGCTTACTGTGAAGAAGgaagatgaagagaaaaatCAAGATAAAGTAAAACCTCTGTTACCAGACCTTCATCAGATCAAAACTGAAGACAACGGAGAGACGGAAGCTTCAACCACCAGCTTAGCTGAACGGATGCAAACAGAACCTGATGGAGAGGACTGTGGAGGACCAGAGCCAAAGTGCAACCTAGATGAAGTCTGTTCTTTTCAACAAAGTGAAATAACCATTTGCAGAAATGATCAACCATATAAACCTTGTTCTGAAGTTACATCTCAGAATGAAGTCCAAGAACGAAAGAACGCCGATGACTGCAATCCTTGCGGTAACACAGTAAACCATAAGCCTAATGATGAATTAAACATGACAACTTACACTGGAAAGAGAGACCACAGCTGTGAAATCTGCGGCAAAGAATTTAAAGTAAAGCGTTATCTTCAGACACATATGAGGCTCCACACTAGTGAGAGACCCTTTGCTTGTGATGTTTGTTCTAAGAAGTTTCATAGAAAGACGAACCTTAAAATTCACATGTTGGCCCATTCTGGAGAAAAACCTTTTTCCTGTGCCATTTGTGGTAGAAGATTTAAGGTAAAGGAAAGTCTTAAAAATCACACGAGAATGCACGCCACAGAAAGACCATTTGTTTGTACTGTTTGTAGTAAAGGGTTCTTAAGACAGGAGAGTTTAAAAAGTCACATGTgtactcacacaggtgagaaacctttCATTTGTAGCGTTTGTAGCAAAGGATTTTCACGACATTTGGAACTAAAGCGACACATGTGtgttcacacaggagaaaaacCATTTATCTGCAGTGTTTGCGGAAAAAGATTCTCACTCAAAGATCATCTAAAGAAGCACATGCAtgttcacacaggagagaaaccatttATTTGTAGTGTTTGCAGCAAAGGAttttcacaaaagcagaatCTAAAGAGTCACATGCATGTGCACACTGGAGAGAAAGCGTTTGCCTGCAGTGTTTGCAGTAAAGCATTTTCGCGACAAGAGAGTCTAAAGACTCACATGCTtgttcacacaggtgagaaacccTTTAGTTGTAGCATTTGTAGTAAACGATTTTCACAACAAAGGAAACTTAAGACGCACATGCGTGTTCACACGGGAGAAAAACCATTTGTTTGCAATGTTTGTAATCAAGGATTTTCACAACCCAGAGATTTGAAAAAACACATGGCTGTTCACAGCGCTCAGTTCAGCTGTAATGAGTGCGGTAAACGTTTTGTGAAGGAAATACATTTGGAGCAACACATGAGACTTCACTCAGAGGAGAGGCCGTTTGGTTGTGATGTCTGTAAAAGCAGGTTTAATCAAAAGTGCGTCCTTGAAAATCACATGCGAGTCCATTCAGGAGAGAAACCATTTGTTTGTAGTGTTTGCAAAAGAACATTTGCACGACAAGAAAACCTGAAGAAACACATGGGTGTTCATCAGGCTTGCAATTAA